TGTCGCTCTCATCAATCTATGTCCCTACACTCACTCACATGTGCCAATCCTGAGATACTGTTCCAGCTGAAATGAAGCTAATGATCCAGGAAACATGGGTCCTCAACTCGGAAGGtccattagaaccacctgggaagaTTTAAGGAGTGCCACTTCCCAGGTTCCAGCCCAGAGGTTCTGATTCGACTGGTCTTTGACAGGGCCCTGGAAACTTTTCTAAAGCTCACTGGATGGTTCCCCGCCAAAAGATTGGATATCCTGGGTTGAAACCCAATGCAGTAGGCAAAGGCAAGCaataaagtaaacaaaatattagaaaatgtaaCAAACTCTCTCCATGAAGCCAGGTTCatgcccaccccccctcccccccaccctcccccaccctcaccccccacccttcCACCCCCGTCCTAACAGTCCTCACCTCTTGCAGGTCTCTGCTGCCACAGGGCTTTTGTACACGTTGTTCCTCTGCCCCCAGCTCCGCCTCTCCTCTCTGCACTGTGTACCTAACTCCCATTCATCTTTCAGATCCTAGCCCATGTCACTCTTCTACTGAGCCTTCCCTGATTAGGTCATCTTCTCCTGTCAGTCATGGCACTGGCACATCACATATGACTCTCATATTTGTAATTATGTCCTATACCTCTCCCACTATGCTTGCTTatgatgttttctttatttttttaaatatattcttattgatttcagagaggaaaggagagggaaagagagatactagtagaaacaacaataatgagagagaatcattgatcggctgcctcctgcatgccccacactgaggatcttctagcccataacccaggcatgtgccctggccggaatcgaaccgtgacctcctggtttataggtcgatgctcaaccactgagccaggcggGCTGGGCTATGATGTTTTCTTATCTACGTAGCCCCTGTGCTTGACACAGCGCACACAGCAAAGGCTCGACGAATACTTGTGgggcaaataaatgaataaggacagttttgcaTTTAAACTGAAACCTCAAGAATTAGAGGGGAGGGCAAGCAGAGGGCAGGATGGGCGAAAGGcctggggaagaaaaaggaaggccTTGGGGAGCGCGAGGCAGCGGGCCGGACGTGCATGTAGCTGGGGAGTCGCAGGGCTTCGTCGGGAGGAGGGGTGAAGTGTCTGCAccatcacctctctctctcccgccttTTCCAGAGGAGGCGTCCCGGGAGCTGGAGAGCAAGTGCCGCGCGCTGGAGTCGCAGCtggcggcgcgggcggcggccaACTCCGAGCTGCGGCGGGAGGTGGCGCAGCGCGAGGCGCTGGTGTCGGCGCTGCGCTGCAGCCTGCGCGCCGAGGAGCGCCGCTTCCTGGAGGAGCTGCGCCGCCGCAGCCACCGCGCCACCGTGCTGGGCACCGAGCTGCAGAAGCACACCGAGGCGGCCGCCTACCTCTCCTGCCAGCTGCACGCGGCGCGCCAGAGACTGCAGACCCCGCGCCCCGGCCCGGGCGCCGCCGCCGAGCCCCGGCCCCGCCGGCGCGCACAGCGGGCTCGCCGCCCGCCGGCCACGGAGGCCGCCGCCAAGGGCCCCGGCCGGGACTGGGCCGCCTGGGACCGCGCGGCCTGCGCCCTGGACGACGCCGAGCCCATGCCCGACCCAGCGCTCTTCCTCTGTGCCCGGAGGCCCCCGCGGCCCAGCGGCCGCAGCCCGCGCCAGCCGCCTCCCCTGGAGCCCCCGGACCTAGCCTACCCGCCCGCTGCGCCCAGTGCGCCCGGGGCCCCGGAGTAGGCGCGGGGTAGGCGGGGCgtcggggagggagggcgggaggccgGCCCCCGGCTAGAAACTCGGCCCCGGCTAGAAACGCGGTCCGGGGGCTGGGAAGGGCGAGGAAGCCGGTCCGGTTCCAGGGATCCAGCTGAGGCAGCCCcgctccctccatcccttccaaccGCCCCGCCTTTTGTATTTCCCAACGTTTCCGAAGCTTCGAGCTCCCCCCTCCCGCGAAGGAGTTCCTCCGCGGGGCTCAGCGAGCGCGCCCTCTCTGTACAGGACTCGCAATATTGCTCCTCCTCTGGTCCCCACCCTGccgctgggaggggagggggcgagggtcACCCCGTCCCGGAAAGCTGACAATCGTTTGGCCccgggggaaggctgggctggtCTATGTAAGGAACCCGAGTGGCACTTATCACCCCTATGCCTTCCAgctccatcctccccaccccgcgGCCTCCCCAGCCCCGCACGGCTGTCCTTCCCTCCAAGCCTTCCAACTAGGAGAGGCTCGGGTTCAGGGGCTACCGGCTGGACCTTTTCCTCGGAGCCGCTTCTCCTCCCCGATCCCGCTGGTAGGTCCGTACAGGTGAGCACCTAACGCTTTAGAAGACACCTCCTCCCAGAGTCTCTGGTGGGGACGCATGGCCGAGGGAAGTTTGCACTTCTGGCAGGCGGCACCCACAGACCCTTAGGATTAGGATGGGTTTGGCGGCAGAGCCCCGTCTAGCGCTGTCTCCAGCGTGGTCCTCCACAGGATGCCCACTGAGGGGTGTAGACTGGGGGCTGCCCTGGGGAAGCCAGGGACAGCCAGACCTATGGAGGGGCAGAAACTGCCTTCAGGAGGTAGCTGGGGACCTGAGgcgccctgggccctgggaggttCCTGGTCCTGTTTATTGGTGCTAATTTTGCCCAGCTTCTTGGAAGTGGCAGTTGATAGATGTTTGGGTTTGCTGGGGAGGAAGTCCCCAGCCGGCCCCTCCAGGGAGGCCTCCAGTGCTATCAGACCTGGCCGTGGTGTGGCGTCAGGGACCTTCTGTCTAGGGTGCGGAGTGGCGCCATAGAGAGTGGAAtgccccacctgctccctgccTTTCTCCCCTGCCCGCTCTCAAGACCAAAGGCAGTTTCCAGCCCAGCTCGTTGCTCTCACCCCAAGCCCAGCCTGGAAAGAAAAACCTCTAGAGCCACCACCCCAAGCCATCCTTCCTCTGTCCTGGGTCCTAAGTGCCTGTGAGGTCTTCCGGGGACTGCAGAGGGGGGCGCATGTGGCAGAGAGGCCTTTGCCTCACTCACACCCCATCCTGGcagagcctggccctgcctgAGGCCCAGCATTGTGTGTGTTTACCCAGGGAGCCATGACAGAGAGCAGAGccaatcttcttttttaaaaatatatctttactgatttcagagaggaagggagagagaggtagaaacatcaatgatgagagagtcattgatcagctgcctcctgcacgccccctactggggatggaacccggaCCCGTCAGTCCCccggccgatgctctagccactgagccaaaccagccagggcgagcaGAGCTCATCTCTAGGGGAGATGCATGCTTCTGTCATCACAGGCCCCTTGAAGAAGAGGAAGGCCCCAATCATATCCTCTTCCACTCCATATTGGAGGGAGTGGGAGACCAGCAGGAAGCAAAGCCCGTGAGCACACTCCCAGCCCACACGGACACAGcgccctccccagcccaccaCACTGGGATCCGCTGGGACCACAGCAATAACCAGCCTGGTCTAGGTGTGCAGCCTCTGGGACGCAGAGGCCACGGTGTGGGCACTGGGACAGACAGTGCTCTCCCGTCTCACTCGGGTCCCAGCAGTGGCCTAGGGTCCTTGCTCTGCCTGCCcttgtccctcccctccccagcctctgtgCTTGTGCCTCTGCCCTCCGTGTCTCCCCTCGAGTGTGTGACTCGATGttccctcatgccctcacctccctttcACGGGTGACTGTGAAGGAGGCCTCTCCTCTCTCGGCTGCACCCACTTGCAGGAGCCAGAGGACtgtggagaggagggaaagggtgCCTTTCTGGAGGTGCCCCCCCAAACCTCCATCTTCCACAACCACACTTCTGGGGTGAACAGGGTGACTTTGTTGCGTCGATTCTTCTAGAGATGGTGAAATACTTTGTCCGTCCACCCACCCACTGAAAGCCATAGcttccccaccctgcctccccccgACCCAGCTCTATAGCAATagccctcttcccccttccctcctgaacCCAAGGTGTCTATCTGGGGATCCCTATCAGCCCTCCCCCCTGGGATCCTCAGGtgacctgcctgcctctccccaagGGACCCCCATCAGCAACTTCCCACTCCTGTCCCTCTTCTAACAAGCAGAAATAATGACACTTAATTGTTTGTGGGGGTGCTTGGAGATCCCCCAGATGAAAGGTTCTGAGTGCTGGGGCGGCTGACTCAACTCTCAGCCTGGGAAAGGAAATAAGACAACCCTTCCCACTCCACTCAGCAagctggaggaggggctgaggcagacACAGGGTTCCAATTTTAACacattccctttcccctccctctcctgggctagAGACTTCCCTCCATCTCTAGGCCCTGCCCTGGGTTTGGAACAAAACCCTCAGGGCAGCCGAGTGCGACTAGAATCAGTGGCCTGCCCTTGGCTTCAAGGCGCCAAAGCTCAGCCTtggggcctgggagaggcccTACCCTCAGCTTCTGGCCCTCCCCATCCTCTAGCCTGGGGGACCCACCCTGCCAAAGGAAGACCCCCTCCTGCCAACCCCTGGAATGCATAGGTGACTAGAGGGGAAAGGATCCTgtcttctcccctcttccttaCTGGGGGAGGAGCGTGTTGACATGGACAGTCAGGGGCCCTACTGGGAGCTGCAGCCACTCCCCAAGAATggaggggcccaggaaggaggacTGCAGTATGAGCATCTGTACCCCtgcctccccatctcctccccgcAGTGGCCTGCAGTTTGGGGAGTCAGTTCAAGGCTGAAATGGGGTGCGCCTTCCCCAAATAAGCAGCAGAGTGGAGGCCTCCTTGTGGAGAGGAAGGAGGCCAGGGGTGTGGAGGAGCATCTCAGGGCAGAGAGCTGGGGATCTCAGCACTGGTCACTGAGGTGCCAGCCTTGACTGGGGGACGGGCAGGGCACAGGCTTCCTGCTCCAAACTCTGTTGGCTGTGCTTTTTAATCCAATGCTTTTCAGAGTGTATTCACTCACCCACAGAAATAGAGCCCTGTGCTTTAGGGGTGACTGTCATATGCCTTATTCttaataaaatatctgaaaaatacaTAAGCCAGACCCCTTCTCTGTGGGCACCCCACCCTGTTCCCACAGGTGTGGCCAGATAGTGGTTCGGGAGTCAGCCAGTGGGGTGGGAGCTGAGACTTGGGAGTCCCCTCAGtagatatttccttttttaaaaaaaatatatatttttatagatttcagagaggaagggggagagagagagagagaaagacatcaatgatgagaatcaccgatcggctgccacTTGCACACcccaggattgagcctgaaacctgggcatgtgccctgactgggaattgaaccatgacctcctggttcataagttgacgctcaaccactgagccacgccggccaggctcagTAGATATTTCTTACATAAGGTAGAGGCCACTCATCTGAGATGTCCCGATGCTCAGCTagccctgtccctctctctctccatgccaCCCCAatgcaaatgaacaaatgagaccTTAGGTCAGAGGCTCCTGGCTAGGGCTGGGAAGGATGGATTGGAAGTGCTCCATGGCTGAAATTGACCATCGTCCTGGCCCAGAAGAAATCCTGGTATTCTGGCATCGTTGGCCATGCTGGTCCCCCTCCCTGACACCCATCCCCACCTGATCCAGCTGCCAGAAGCCAGCATCCCGGGGAGGAGCCCTATTCTTATCCTCCTCTCATGACGGTTTTCCTGGGACTGCAATCTGACAGCTCAGCACACCCAACACCCACAAGAACTCAAGCCTGTACATTTCAGTGTAGGCCTGCTGTGGATGGCTCTAGGACAGCGATTTCCAGCTGCTGTGTCACAGCAGGCACACTGGTGGGccgcaaggatttttaaaacgtgcaatacctgactatttagccaggggcactgacctcttttcccttagatcagcggttctcaacctgtgggtcgcgacccctttggaggtcgaacgaccctttcacgggggtcgcctaagaccatcggaaaacacatatatagttacatattgtttttgtgattaatcactatgctttaattatgttcaatttgtaacaatgaaattgggggtcaccacaacatgaggaactgtattaaagggttgcggcattaggaaggttgagaaccactgccttagattgtcaaattaaggaatgataacattaaaaaaatgataacagccaacacaacaatagctatccagtgtgaatgaatcacaaTTATAACAATTTTTGTCAAATCAGCAAAATATCATTTGGTGGGCTGCagcattttagtaattagtttactgaaagatcagacagaggccgaaaaccaggactacaggctttattagaggagaaggacctgccgggctgtctcgcaaggggaggacagcagcacgtgcaggggtgagcagccttttgaggggcggaatgggaaggggtgggggcttagtgtattctgcgcacactgattggtggcttactgcattgtccatataggacaagggcttagggtatttggcaggtgtggattggtggtccaatgtatagtccatataaggtacatggttagtcactcaggtatttacaggctgcaggttacgtcatactccgcccaccagttgggggaaggggggatctATCATTTACGTGagctatgagatgaaaaaggtgggAAATCGCTGCTCTAGGAGAAAGGGCAGCAGCTCTGCATTCTAAGGCTGCCGGGGACATCATAGTTCTGCCTGCGGCCCTTCTGATAACAGGACTCATTGCTTCCTTTTGGGTGCCTGCCCTTCTCCCATCGCAGTCtatgtgttgggggtgggaggggctgaccCCACACAGGTGACTGAGGTAAGGTAGGTCACAATGATTGGGTTGGAGAAGGGCAGGTGACTCAATCTAAGCCAAGGAGCATTAATCTCAAGACTTTTACTGCTGGGGTCTAACCCCAGCAGGTGCAGGGGTCCCTAaaggatggagtcggcaaagaaggaatgacacagagacaacgttcagttgatctgcagcctagccaggatctctagccaagttctggtcaggatctccagcgaagttctggtgccatgttctctcgctaggttctccagccaggttctccagccaggttcggttgccaggttttccagccaggttctatccagatTCTCTTGCTATGttctaggttctctagccaagttctgtagccaggttctgtccaggatcttttgccatgttctttcgctaggttctgtctctaagttctgtgtctaggttctgtgttctgttgtcttgttacatctgtatttataccagttgattccaatcctatcaatctctattccaaaggttagggtttttcttttctccattccagggagtaaagattatgtagcttaagcgtgattgtttgtagttaaagtgattaattacccacctggcacttagttaaggggttttattccctccctaacttcagggaaaaatccctacctggggaaacaacctttctcagagaggtgaccttggttaaaacacatagcgctaaggggagcaaacatattaagaacagtatgctatatatgccaggtcccttgaaacatatgctgtgcagatgtttctttcctgcagcgactgtgtcaagcagcaaggatggaccggcttccggcatttTACTGGaaccattcattcaacacacCAAGGGATCTAGGAGGGAACAAAAGCTCTTGGGTGGCTAAAATGGCAGAATACCAGCCGGAAGGGCTGACAGACTGTTTGCCACCACAAGGGATAGGGCTGCCTGAGTAGGAAGCTCCACCAAAGGAGCAGAATCAGCTGAGATGGAGACAACTCCTAAGAATTAAGCCACCTGGGTCCAGCTGTCCCCGTGGCCCATATACCCCTGCCCTTTTCAGTTACATAGACCAAT
The genomic region above belongs to Myotis daubentonii chromosome 16, mMyoDau2.1, whole genome shotgun sequence and contains:
- the CCDC92B gene encoding coiled-coil domain-containing 92B → MDTVSLEHQIQSVQRHISFLKKEQMALLRDLHLEILRLQKRCSELTRDLEMREAQSHQQEEASRELESKCRALESQLAARAAANSELRREVAQREALVSALRCSLRAEERRFLEELRRRSHRATVLGTELQKHTEAAAYLSCQLHAARQRLQTPRPGPGAAAEPRPRRRAQRARRPPATEAAAKGPGRDWAAWDRAACALDDAEPMPDPALFLCARRPPRPSGRSPRQPPPLEPPDLAYPPAAPSAPGAPE